Proteins from a genomic interval of Perognathus longimembris pacificus isolate PPM17 chromosome 14, ASM2315922v1, whole genome shotgun sequence:
- the LOC125363325 gene encoding eukaryotic translation initiation factor 1-like: MSAIQNLHSFDPFADASKGDDLLPAGTEDYIHIRIQQRNDRKTLTTVQGIADDYDKKKLVKAFKKKFACNGTVIEHPEYGEVIQLQGDQRMNICQFLVEIGLAKDDQLKVHGF, from the coding sequence ATGTCTGCTATCCAGAACCTCCACTCGTTCGATCCCTTTGCTGATGCAAGTAAGGGTGATgacctgcttcctgctggcactgAGGATTATATCCATATAAGAATTCAACAGAGAAACGACAGGAAGACCCTTACTACTGTCCAAGGGATCGCTGATGATTACGATAAAAAGAAACTAGTGAAGGCGTTTAAGAAGAAATTTGCCTGCAATGGTACTGTAATTGAGCATCCAGAATATGGAGAAGTAATTCAGCTACAGGGTGACCAGCGCATGAACATATGCCAGTTCCTGGTAGAGATTGGACTGGCTAAGGACGATCAGCTGAAGGTTCATGGGTTTTAA